Part of the Flavobacterium sp. KS-LB2 genome is shown below.
CAACCGCTACGATTACTAAAGCCAAGTAACCCGCTTGAATCGTTTGATTGAACAAAACCAACTTAGCAAAGAATCCAGCAAAAATTGGAATACCAGCCATCGAAAGTAAAGCTGACGTAAGAATAGCGGCTAACAATGGATTTGTTTTTCCCAATCCGTGGAAATTAACCACATCTTCGTTGTCTCTATTTTTACAAACGTATAAAATCACACTAAAGGCTGCGATTCCAGACAATGAATACGCTGAAGCATAATACAACAAACTACCTGCTGAAGTAGACAAACTCAATAAAGTCATCAACATGAAACCAGCGTGAGAAACCCCTGAAAAAGCCAGCATACGTTTTACATTCGTTTGTCTCAAAGCCATAATATTACCAACGGTCATTGAAGCCATTGAAATAATAACTACTACCATTTTGAATGACTCAGAAACATCCGCATTCATAACTGATAATAACTTGTACAGAGTAGCCATAGCAACTACTTTCGCCAAAGTACTCATCAATGCTGTTGTCAATGCAGGAGAACCTTCGTAAACGTCCGGAGCCCAGAAATGAAATGGAACTGCAGCCACCTTAAACAACATTCCGATGGTTAATAATACAATTCCGATTGGAAACCAAATTGGCAATTCAGCTGATTGTGATAATTCACTAATTTCAGTAACATCAAAACTTCCCATAGCTCCGTAAATCAAACAGATACCAAACAGAATGATTCCAGATGCAAAGGATCCCATTAGGAAATACTTCATTCCCGCTTCATTACTTTTTAAATTCATACGATCACTTGCCGCAAGAATATAAAGCGCAATGGATAACACTTCAATTCCTAAAAAGAACATCGCTAAGTTTCCAAAAGAAACCATTGCTACTGCTCCTGCCAATAAAAATATTTTTATGGCAATATAATCAGAGATTTTAGATTGATGATTTTCATAAAAGTTATGTCCTAAAGCCACCAAGAAAATGGTAAGCACAATAAACAAAGACGAAAAAGTACCTGAAAATTTACTCACAACAATCATGTTATTGTAGTAACTCTCGGTAGAATTAAATTCAGATATAGTTAAACCCAGCACTCCCAATAATCCAAGTATTGTTATTGGAACAATGGCTTTCCTTAAATTAAAAATTTCAAATAAAAGGCATAAAACACCTAATCCTATTATAGCTATTAATGTATTCATTTTTTATTTGACTTAGTTAATTCGGTTTATTTGAGTTAAAATTTCTTCCAGACTTGGGGTAATCAAATCGGTAATTGGTTTTGGATACATCCCAAAAAAGAACAGTACACCAATTATAATTACTAATGTTATTCCTTCATTGATCGTTACATCAGCAAAAACTTTAGAATTGGTTTCTCCCAACATTGCATGTTGAAACATTTTCAACATATAATACGCTCCTAAAATTATTGTTGTTCCTCCTAAAATGGCAAACCAAATATTAATTTGAGAAAGACTGTATAAAACGGTGAATTCTCCAATAAAGTTAAAAGTAGTTGGTAAGGCAACAGATGCTAAAACCAAAATCAAAAACATCGAAGTAAATTTTGGTGATTGTGTGCGAATACCGCCCATTTCAACAATGGCTCTAGTTTCGTATCTTCTGAAGATAATTTCAGCTGCATAAAACAATCCAACAACTACAAATCCGTGTGCAATCATTTGTAAAACTGCACCTCGTAAACCGTCTAATGTCAATGTGTACGTTCCAGCTGCAATCAAACCAACGTGAGCCAAAGAAGAATACGCTAATAATTTCTTTAAATCTTTTTGTTTCAAAGCAACGATAGAACCGTAAATAACACCTGCAATTCCGAGTCCGATAAAAATGTACATGTACTCTTTGGCAGCCAATGGCGCCAATGGCAATTGCCAACGAATAACACTGTACAATCCCATTTTTAGCATGATACCAGATAAAAGCATCGTACCAACGGTTGGCGCTTTTTGGTAAACACTTGCTTGCCACGTATGAAAAGGAATTAAAGGAATCTTAATCGCATACGCTAAAAAGAAAGCTAGGAATATCCATAATTGTTCATTTGCTGTTAGATTCAATTTGTATAAATCTTCTAATAAAAGACTTCCTGCTTTTTGATACATGTAAACAAAAGCAACCAACATAAATAAAGAACCGGCCAGTGTGTAGATAAAGAATTTAACTACTGCTTTTTTGCGATCTTCAGTATCTCCGTTACCCCAAATTAAGGCGATAAAGTAAATAGGAATCAATGATAATTCCCAGAAAATATAATACAAAAGACCATCTGACGCCAAGAATGTTCCTGCCATTGCAAACGACATAAACAAGATTAACGCATAAAATGATTTTGAATTTTTATATTCATTTCCAAAAGAAGAAAAAATAATTATTGGAGTCAAAACTGTGGTCAATAAAAGCATTGCCATTGATAATCCGTCTGCTTTTAGAGCAAAAGAAATATTAGGTTGCGTAATCCACTGGTTGATGAAACTGATGTTTTCACCTGAATTATAGTGATTTAATAATACAATAGAAGCGCCTGCAGCAGCTAACCCAAAGAACAAAGCCACTTTTGAAGCCAGTTTATCGCCCGCAAGATAAGTTGCAAACGCACCAACCAAAAGTATAATTAATATTAGAGATACATTCATAGTATAAGATTATTGAGCTAAAAATAAATAAGAAACAATGGCACAAAGCCCTAATACGAAAACAAAAAGATAAAGACCAATGCTTCCATTTTGTATTTTCTTTCCTTGGTAACTTATTTCGTTGGTAACTTTTCCGAAGCCAAAAACTAAAGCTGACAAACCAGTTTCTAGAGTGTCTCTGAAAAAACGAGACAAGAAATTAATTGGTTTAACAAAAATAGCATCATAAAATTCATCAACATAATATTTATTGTAAAGCACTTTAGAAAATCCTGTAATGGCAGCATCTTCTGTTGGAACTGTATTTTGTTTGATGTATTTGGCGTAAGCAATACCAATACCTACTAATCCACCCACAACAGCAATAGCCATCAAGATATATTCTGTAGTTCCTAAATGGTGTTCAGCAGTTGCTAATTTTGGTAAAATTGGAATTAGATAATGATTCAACCAACTGTTTCCAGGCAAACTAATCAAACCACCAATAGTAGCCAAAATTGCTAGAATAATCAAAGGAATGGTAATCAAAGATGGACTTTCGTGCAAATGATGCTTTTGTTCTGCAGTTCCTCTGAATTCTTGGAAAAACGTTAAGAACATCAAACGGAACATATAGAAAGCAGTCATTATAGAAGCAACCGAAGCCACAACCCATAACGGAATATTATGATGGAAAGCCACTAATAAGATTTCGTCTTTCGAGAAAAAACCTGAGAATAATGGAACTCCAGAAATTGCTAATGAAGCAATCAACATGGTTACAAACGTAATTGGCATTGCTTTTTTCAAGCCGCCCATATTTCGCATGTCTTGTTCTCCATGCAAAGCATGAATTACAGAACCTGAACCCAAGAACAAACAAGCTTTGAAAAAAGCGTGCGTGATTACATGGAAAACAGCCACTTCATAAGCGCCTAAACCTAAAGCCAAAAACATTAACCCTAATTGAGAAACGGTAGAGTAAGCCAAGACTTTCTTAATATCATTTTGGACTAATCCTATGGTTGCAGCAACTAAAGCAGTAACAGCTCCAACAATTGCAATTATAGATTGTACATCTGGAGTTAAATCAAATAAGAAATTCAATCTGGTAATCATAAATATCCCTGCAGTTACCATTGTAGCTGCGTGAATCAATGCAGAAACTGGTGTTGGACCTGCCATCGCATCCGGTAACCATGTATACAATGGAATTTGTGCTGATTTACCACAAGCTCCAATGAATAAAGCGAAAGCAGCAACAGAAAGCCAATACATATTAAGGTCAGTTGCACCGGCAATAGCCGTTTTTAAAGTAGCATAATCTAAAGTTGAAAATAAATTTCCAAGAATGAAAATTCCAACTAACAACCCTAAATCACCAATACGGTTCATTATGAATGCTTTCTTTGCAGCGTCATTGTACTCTTGGTTTTTATGCCAAAATCCAATTAACAAATACGAACAAAGACCTACACCTTCCCAACCGATGAACAATACTAATAAGTTACTTCCTATTACTAATGTAATCATGAAGAATATAAACAGATTCAAATACGCGAAAAACTTGTGCATATTTTCATCATCGTGCATGTAACTGATAGAATACAAATGAATCAAAGACCCAATTCCGGTTACGAAAAGCAACCATAAAATAGACAATTGGTCCAATTGAAATCCAAAATCAACTTTGAAATTACTGATTTGGATCCAATCAAAAAGTGAAATCCGAATTCCTTCCGGTTGCGCTGAAATTCCACTAAAGAAATAAGCAGTTGCAATAAAAGAAACCAAAACTGAAAGTGTTCCGATTATTCCAGAAAGTGATTTTCCAAGGCTTTTGCCAAAGAAAACATTGAATAAAAATCCTAAAAAAGGAGCAAGAACTAAAACTAAAGCTATATTGGTATTCATTTCCATTTATCCTTTTAAGTTTTTTAAATTATCGATAGTAATTGAACCTAAGTTTCTAAAAATAGAAACTAGAATTGCCAATCCTACCGCAACTTCTGCCGCAGCAACTGCCATCGAGAAAAACACAAAAACTTGTCCTTGCGCATCTTGATGGTACGTTGAAAAAGCAACAAACAATAAGTTTACGGCATTCAACATAATTTCAATTGACATAAATACGATAATGGCATTTCGTCTGTACAACACTCCAAAAATTCCAATACAAAAAAGTATTACACTCAGGAATATATAATTTTCAATACCAATGTGGTTTAAAATATTGTTCATCTTATTTTTGCAATTTTTCTTTTTTAGACAATAATACCGTTCCAATCATAGCAACCAAAAGTAATATAGAAGCAAACTCAAACGGAACCATATATTCATTCAGCAGTATTTTACCCAATACTTTTATCGACTGATAATCCTCACCAGTTGTAACATACTCACCCACGATTGGTTTTGAATTTATAAAAATCAAAATAAGAACAATGCATATTAAACAAAAGGAAACAATAGCGCCTAATCGGGTAATTCGTGGTCTGTGCACTTCTTTTTGCTCATTCAAATTCATCAACATGATCGTGAATAAAAACAAAATCATGATCGCTCCAGAATACACAATAACGTGTACTATCGCTAAAAATTGAGCATTCAATAACAAGTAATGACCGGCAATAGAAAAGAAACAAATCACTAAATAAATAGCACTGTGTATAGGATTTTTACTAAAAATTGTCAAAAATGCTGTTGACAAAGTTATAGCTGATAATACACAAAATATAATAAGTATCGTAGACATTAGTTAGCGTTTTTAAGTTGAGCATTTTTCATTGCGATATCTAAAGGCATCACTAATCTATCTTTACCAAAGATAAAATCTTCTCTTTCATAACTGGAAGGAACCAATACTTTAGAAGTTGTCAGGTAAATGGCATCTTTCGGACAAGCTTCTTCACATAATCCACAGAAAATACAACGCAACATATTGATTTCATATATCGATGCATATTTCTCTTCTCTGTACAAATGTTTTTCATCCGCTCTGCGCTCTTCCGCTTTCATAGTGATGGCTTCTGCAGGACAAGATAACGCACATAAACCACAGGCTGTGCAGTTCTCACGACCTTGTTCATCCCGTTTCAACTGGTGTTGACCGCGATAAACCGGACTCATTTCACGCACTTGCTCCGGATATTGAATCGTTACTTTTCTGGTGAATAAATGCTGAATCGTAATTATCAAACCTTTGACAATCGCAATAAGATACATTCTTTCCCAAAAAGTCATCTCCTTGTTAGAGACTTGCTTTTTTCTTCCCGATAAGGATATACTTTCTATTGACATTTTTTATTTTTATTTGAAGCTTAATCCTGCTATTCGTTTCAATCTTTATTGTTTTTAAAGAAAAACAAATAAAGGATTTCCACTGCTATCAGGGCTAGGGCTTTTTCGGTACTAATTAAAATCCTAAATAAGTAGCAATTTCTGCTCTCAAAATTACAATTCCGGTAATTATAATATTAATGATTGATAATGGAATTAATATTCTCCAACCCAAATGCATCAATTGATCGTATCTGAATCTTGGAATAGTCCAACGAACCCACATGTAGAAAAATATGAATCCACACAATTTGATAAACAAAGCACCAAATCCTAAAACATTGGCAATATTTACACCCCAATTTTCAACAACCCAACTCATTCCAGGATAATTATATCCACCAAAGAATAAAACCGCCAAAATCGTAGAAGAAATAAACATATTCGCATATTCAGCAAATAAATAGAATCCCATTTTCATTGATGAATATTCCGTGTGATATCCTCCAATTAATTCACTTTCGCATTCCGCTAAGTCAAAAGGAGTTCTATTCGTTTCTGCAAAAGCACAAATTAAAAATATAATAAAAGATAACGGTTGGTAAAACACATTCCAATTCATTCCTGCTTGTTGTGCCGAAATCTCTCTTAAACTCAAGGTTCCTGTCATCATTAACAAAGCAATCATCGAAAGTCCCATGGCAACTTCATAAGATACCATTTGAGAAGCAGCACGAACCGCACCCATCAAAGAGAACTTATTATTAGATGCCCAACCACCAATCATGATTCCGTAAACACCTACTGATACAACTCCAAAAAAGTATAACAATCCAATGTTTAAATCAGTTGCCTGCAATAAAATATCTCTTCCAAATAAATGCAGCCTGTCTCCCCAAGGTATCACAGCACTCGTCATTAATGCAGTACTCATTGCGATTGCCGGACCTACAAAAAACAAAAATCTGTTTGGTGTATTGGGTTCAAATTCTTCTTTCGAGAATAATTTTAAACCATCGGCAAGCGGTTGAAACAATCCCAAAGGACCTGCTCTGTTTGGTCCAACACGATCTTGAAGCCAAGCGGCAACTTTTCGTTCTGCCCAAGTGGAATACATTGCCATCAACATTGTCAAAGCAAAAACCGCAACAATAATGACACTTTTTTCTATGATAAATACATTATCCATTATTACCCAAGTTTTTTTGATTAATAATGTCTTCTTCAGTCAATGGAATTTCGACCATGCTGATTTTCTTACGGTCTTCTTCTCTACCTAAAAGGATATTTTCTTCAGTGGCGATTTCCACTTTTTGTAATTTTCTGTTGTATTTATTTTGGTTGATAACCGAATCTTTTTCGAATGCTCTCGGTCCTTCAATAGTCCAATCAGCAATGTCTTTGTGGTCAAAACGACATCCATTACAAATAAATTCATCTACTTCATGGTACTCATCTTTTCTTCCGGTAACACGTTGGATTTCGTCACCAAACATCCAAACGGTAGTTTTTCCAGAACAAGTAGGACAATTTCTGTGTGCATTATAAGGCTTGCTAAACCAAACTCTGGATTTAAATCTAAATGTTTTATCCGTTAAAGCTCCTACTGGACATACATCAATCATATTTCCTGAGAACTCATTATCAACCGCTTTTGAGATACAAGTTGATATATTAGAATGATCTCCTCTATCCATTACTCCGTGAACACGATCGTCAGTCAACTGATCTGCCACCATTACGCAACGGTAACAAAGGATACAACGGTTCATGTGCAATTGAATATTTGGACCAATATTTTCTGGCTCAAATGTTCTCTTTTCTTCGATAAAACGAGTTTCTGATTTCCCGTGCTCAAAGCTTAAATTTTGCAAATCACATTCTCCTGCCTGATCACAAACCGGACAATCTAACGGGTGATTAATCAATAAAAATTCCGTTACAGATTTTCTGGCTTCGGTTACTCTTGGCGAAGATTTACTGTTTACTTCCATTCCGTCCATACAACCGGTTACACAAGATGCCATTAATTTAGGCATTGGTCTTGGGTCGGCTTCACTTCCTTTGGAAACTTCCACTAAACAACAACGGCATTTCCCACCGCTCCCTTTTAGTTTAGAATAATAGCACATCGCTGGCGGAACTACTTCTCCACCTATCATACGTGCTGCCTGCAGGATTGTTGTTCCTGGTTCTACTTCTATGCTTTGACCGTCTATGGTTACTTTCATTTTCTGAAATTCTTGACTTTATACGATTACTTTAGAAACTAAATGCTTTACTTTTTCAAAAGGTTCAGCAACAAAATGATCTCTATGTTTTATTTTTTCTGGGAAACGAATATGGTATTCAAACTCCTCTCTAAAGTGACGAATTGCCGCTGCCACTGGCCAAGCTGCTGCGTCACCTAAAGGACAAATAGTATTTCCCTCAATTTTACTTTGAATGCTCAATAGCAAATCGATATCTTCTTCACGACCGTGACCGTTTTCGATTCGGTGCAATACTTTTTCCATCCATCCTGTACCTTCACGACAAGGAGAACATTGTCCACAGCTTTCGTGGTGATAAAAACGAGAGAAATTCCAAGTATTACGAACGATGCAAGACGTATCATTGTAAACAATAAATCCTCCTGATCCTAACATAGAACCAGTTGCAAATCCACCGTCACTTAAAGATTCATAT
Proteins encoded:
- the nuoH gene encoding NADH-quinone oxidoreductase subunit NuoH → MDNVFIIEKSVIIVAVFALTMLMAMYSTWAERKVAAWLQDRVGPNRAGPLGLFQPLADGLKLFSKEEFEPNTPNRFLFFVGPAIAMSTALMTSAVIPWGDRLHLFGRDILLQATDLNIGLLYFFGVVSVGVYGIMIGGWASNNKFSLMGAVRAASQMVSYEVAMGLSMIALLMMTGTLSLREISAQQAGMNWNVFYQPLSFIIFLICAFAETNRTPFDLAECESELIGGYHTEYSSMKMGFYLFAEYANMFISSTILAVLFFGGYNYPGMSWVVENWGVNIANVLGFGALFIKLCGFIFFYMWVRWTIPRFRYDQLMHLGWRILIPLSIINIIITGIVILRAEIATYLGF
- a CDS encoding 2Fe-2S iron-sulfur cluster-binding protein, producing the protein MKVTIDGQSIEVEPGTTILQAARMIGGEVVPPAMCYYSKLKGSGGKCRCCLVEVSKGSEADPRPMPKLMASCVTGCMDGMEVNSKSSPRVTEARKSVTEFLLINHPLDCPVCDQAGECDLQNLSFEHGKSETRFIEEKRTFEPENIGPNIQLHMNRCILCYRCVMVADQLTDDRVHGVMDRGDHSNISTCISKAVDNEFSGNMIDVCPVGALTDKTFRFKSRVWFSKPYNAHRNCPTCSGKTTVWMFGDEIQRVTGRKDEYHEVDEFICNGCRFDHKDIADWTIEGPRAFEKDSVINQNKYNRKLQKVEIATEENILLGREEDRKKISMVEIPLTEEDIINQKNLGNNG
- a CDS encoding complex I subunit 4 family protein — translated: MNVSLILIILLVGAFATYLAGDKLASKVALFFGLAAAGASIVLLNHYNSGENISFINQWITQPNISFALKADGLSMAMLLLTTVLTPIIIFSSFGNEYKNSKSFYALILFMSFAMAGTFLASDGLLYYIFWELSLIPIYFIALIWGNGDTEDRKKAVVKFFIYTLAGSLFMLVAFVYMYQKAGSLLLEDLYKLNLTANEQLWIFLAFFLAYAIKIPLIPFHTWQASVYQKAPTVGTMLLSGIMLKMGLYSVIRWQLPLAPLAAKEYMYIFIGLGIAGVIYGSIVALKQKDLKKLLAYSSLAHVGLIAAGTYTLTLDGLRGAVLQMIAHGFVVVGLFYAAEIIFRRYETRAIVEMGGIRTQSPKFTSMFLILVLASVALPTTFNFIGEFTVLYSLSQINIWFAILGGTTIILGAYYMLKMFQHAMLGETNSKVFADVTINEGITLVIIIGVLFFFGMYPKPITDLITPSLEEILTQINRIN
- a CDS encoding NADH-quinone oxidoreductase subunit N produces the protein MNTLIAIIGLGVLCLLFEIFNLRKAIVPITILGLLGVLGLTISEFNSTESYYNNMIVVSKFSGTFSSLFIVLTIFLVALGHNFYENHQSKISDYIAIKIFLLAGAVAMVSFGNLAMFFLGIEVLSIALYILAASDRMNLKSNEAGMKYFLMGSFASGIILFGICLIYGAMGSFDVTEISELSQSAELPIWFPIGIVLLTIGMLFKVAAVPFHFWAPDVYEGSPALTTALMSTLAKVVAMATLYKLLSVMNADVSESFKMVVVIISMASMTVGNIMALRQTNVKRMLAFSGVSHAGFMLMTLLSLSTSAGSLLYYASAYSLSGIAAFSVILYVCKNRDNEDVVNFHGLGKTNPLLAAILTSALLSMAGIPIFAGFFAKLVLFNQTIQAGYLALVIVAVVNSIISVGYYFKLILAMYTKEPNEERKGTPVIIYAVAVIAIVLNIALGLYPSFILDLLA
- the nuoL gene encoding NADH-quinone oxidoreductase subunit L, coding for MNTNIALVLVLAPFLGFLFNVFFGKSLGKSLSGIIGTLSVLVSFIATAYFFSGISAQPEGIRISLFDWIQISNFKVDFGFQLDQLSILWLLFVTGIGSLIHLYSISYMHDDENMHKFFAYLNLFIFFMITLVIGSNLLVLFIGWEGVGLCSYLLIGFWHKNQEYNDAAKKAFIMNRIGDLGLLVGIFILGNLFSTLDYATLKTAIAGATDLNMYWLSVAAFALFIGACGKSAQIPLYTWLPDAMAGPTPVSALIHAATMVTAGIFMITRLNFLFDLTPDVQSIIAIVGAVTALVAATIGLVQNDIKKVLAYSTVSQLGLMFLALGLGAYEVAVFHVITHAFFKACLFLGSGSVIHALHGEQDMRNMGGLKKAMPITFVTMLIASLAISGVPLFSGFFSKDEILLVAFHHNIPLWVVASVASIMTAFYMFRLMFLTFFQEFRGTAEQKHHLHESPSLITIPLIILAILATIGGLISLPGNSWLNHYLIPILPKLATAEHHLGTTEYILMAIAVVGGLVGIGIAYAKYIKQNTVPTEDAAITGFSKVLYNKYYVDEFYDAIFVKPINFLSRFFRDTLETGLSALVFGFGKVTNEISYQGKKIQNGSIGLYLFVFVLGLCAIVSYLFLAQ
- a CDS encoding NADH-quinone oxidoreductase subunit J family protein, which codes for MSTILIIFCVLSAITLSTAFLTIFSKNPIHSAIYLVICFFSIAGHYLLLNAQFLAIVHVIVYSGAIMILFLFTIMLMNLNEQKEVHRPRITRLGAIVSFCLICIVLILIFINSKPIVGEYVTTGEDYQSIKVLGKILLNEYMVPFEFASILLLVAMIGTVLLSKKEKLQK
- a CDS encoding NuoI/complex I 23 kDa subunit family protein, translated to MSIESISLSGRKKQVSNKEMTFWERMYLIAIVKGLIITIQHLFTRKVTIQYPEQVREMSPVYRGQHQLKRDEQGRENCTACGLCALSCPAEAITMKAEERRADEKHLYREEKYASIYEINMLRCIFCGLCEEACPKDAIYLTTSKVLVPSSYEREDFIFGKDRLVMPLDIAMKNAQLKNAN
- the nuoK gene encoding NADH-quinone oxidoreductase subunit NuoK; the protein is MNNILNHIGIENYIFLSVILFCIGIFGVLYRRNAIIVFMSIEIMLNAVNLLFVAFSTYHQDAQGQVFVFFSMAVAAAEVAVGLAILVSIFRNLGSITIDNLKNLKG